From the Solanum lycopersicum chromosome 10, SLM_r2.1 genome, one window contains:
- the LOC101267467 gene encoding protein SMAX1-LIKE 3-like, which translates to MRTGGCTIQQALTTEASNVVRQSVTLAKRRGHAQVTPLHVANTMLSSSNGIFKTACLQSHSHPLQCKALELCFNVALNRLPASSSSPMLLGHQNHNHSQYPSISNALVAAFKRAQAHQRRGSLENQQQPLLAVKIELEQLIISILDDPSVSRVMREAGFDSTQVKTNVEQVVSLELCSQNPKEINKKANPIISAKDEDVMSVVESLMNKNRKNIVLVSESIDNLQGVIKGVMNKVEIKDVHDDLKEIKFISLQLLSFANIQRDEVDQRLGELTCLIKSLVKKGVVLYLGDLKWVADYRANYGEKRIISYYCSVEHMIMEIGRLVYSFSENEKFWLVGIATFQSYMRCKSGKNSLESIWGLHPITVPGGSLGLSLNPDSDTQIEVRSKTFEGEFSCREEKLHLTSCCNSDSTLSNLPSWLKDERHKKDYASVKDLHKKGDTTCNLPFWANRKICETNSSTPNSASNSSDVIMDMEYNVPKFKGFNSENLNILSNALEEIVPWQKGSVVQEIVATILQCRSKMIRRKEKNLTNEAKQETWLFFQGPDVHAKEKIARELANVVFGSYSNFVSIGLSNFCSNFSNKRSRDEERWSYIDKFGQGVACNSHCVFYLEDLEELDYCSLRGIKKAIERGTIVNSSSGEEVSLDDAIIILSCDKLGYKSSRGCSPNVKQKIEEKISTSSSCVSLDLNLSIDDQDLSSDDGDDIGLLQSVDRCIVFQNPTTIVE; encoded by the exons atgagaacAGGAGGTTGCACAATACAACAAGCTCTAACAACAGAAGCATCAAATGTTGTTAGACAATCTGTTACACTAGCCAAACGTCGCGGCCATGCACAAGTAACACCTCTTCATGTAGCAAACACCATGCTTTCATCATCAAATGGTATATTCAAAACAGCTTGTCTTCAATCTCATTCTCATCCTCTCCAATGCAAAGCCCTAGAGCTTTGCTTCAACGTGGCACTCAATCGTCTCCCAGCATCCTCTTCTAGTCCCATGTTATTAGGTCATCAAAATCACAATCATTCTCAATATCCTTCCATTTCTAACGCGCTTGTTGCTGCTTTCAAGCGAGCCCAAGCTCATCAGAGGAGAGGCTCGCTTGAAAATCAGCAACAACCACTTCTAGCTGTGAAGATAGAGCTTGAACAACTCATAATATCTATATTAGATGATCCTAGTGTTAGTAGAGTCATGAGGGAAGCTGGTTTTGATAGTACTCAAGTTAAAACAAATGTTGAACAAGTTGTTTCTTTAGAGCTTTGTTCTCAAAACCCTAaggaaataaacaaaaaagCTAATCCCATTATTAGTGCTAAAGATGAGGATGTGATGAGTGTAGTGGAAagtttaatgaataaaaataggaaaaatattgtTTTGGTTAGTGAAAGTATTGATAATTTACAAGGTGTGATTAAAGGGGTGATGAATAAAGTTGAGATTAAAGATGTGCATGATGATTTGAAAGAAATTAAGTTTATAAGTTTACAACTTTTGAGTTTTGCTAATATTCAAAGAGATGAAGTTGACCAAAGATTAGGAGAGTTGACTTGTCTAATTAAGAGTTTAGTGAAAAAAGGAGTTGTTTTGTACTTGGGTGATCTTAAATGGGTGGCTGATTATAGAGCTAATTATGGtgagaaaagaattattagCTATTATTGTTCAGTGGAACATATGATTATGGAAATTGGGAGATTAGTATATAGTTTTAgtgaaaatgagaaattttggcTTGTGGGGATTGCAACATTTCAAAGCTATATGAGATGCAAAAGTGGTAAAAATTCATTGGAATCTATTTGGGGTTTGCATCCTATTACTGTTCCTGGTGGAAGTTTGGGCCTCAGTCTCAACCCTGACAG TGATACACAAATTGAAGTTAGAAGTAAGACATTTGAAGGTGAATTCTCATGTAGAGAGGAGAAGCTGCACTTGACTAGCTGTTGTAATAGTGACTCTACATTGTCAAATCTACCTTCATGGCTTAAAGATGAGAGACACAAAAAG GACTATGCATCAGTCAAAGATCTACACAAGAAGGGGGACACAACATGCAATTTGCCATTTTGGGCCAATAGAAAAATATGTGAGACAAATTCTAGTACACCTAATTCTGCTTCTAACTCAAGTGATGTGATCATGGATATGGAGTACAATGTTCCAAAGTTTAAAGGATTCAACTCTGAAAACTTGAACATTTTATCCAATGCATTAGAAGAAATTGTCCCATGGCAAAAAGGAAGTGTTGTACAAGAAATTGTTGCAACAATATTGCAATGTAGGTCCAAAATgataagaagaaaagaaaaaaatttaaccaaTGAAGCAAAACAAGAAACTTGGTTATTTTTTCAAGGTCCCGATGTTCATGCCAAGGAGAAAATTGCTAGAGAATTGGCCAATGTTGTGTTTGGATCATACTCGAATTTCGTATCGATTGGACTAAGCaatttttgttctaattttaGTAACAAAAGGTCAAGAGATGAAGAAAGATGGAGTTACATTGATAAATTTGGTCAAGGGGTTGCTTGTAATTCACATTGTGTGTTTTACTTGGAGGATTTGGAGGAACTTGATTATTGTTCACTAAGGGGAATCAAGAAGGCTATTGAAAGAGGAACAATTGTTAATTCTTCAAGTGGTGAAGAAGTGAGTCTTGATGatgctattattattttgagttgtgacaaacttggttaTAAGTCATCAAGAGGTTGTTCACCTAATGTGAAGCAAAAGATTGAAGAAAAAATTAGCACAAGTTCTAGTTGTGTTTCTTTGGATTTGAAtctctctattgatgatcaagaTTTGTCaagtgatgatggtgatgatatTGGACTTCTTCAAAGTGTTGATAGATGTATTGTTTTCCAAAATCCAACAACTATAGTAGAATAG
- the LOC101267757 gene encoding F-box/kelch-repeat protein At3g23880-like, with protein sequence MNSDQFGQETMFCSLLPGDIVIEILLRLPVKSLSRFKCVSKPFCFLIENPNFISKHYAKITQETPPHILIMGRHHKTLEVTLRLINPLTIHRDIITPPLHFHVPFGMTSEKTRIVGSANGLICLNLNNHNGVAIVIWNPAIKKFKPIPRSPYVSTLGKLTITDLGFGYNPRNNDYMIVRLLNVATSRRKYEVEVYTLSTNSWRKITSDGRVLLVIRPFWKPMAPGMIVVKGVAYWVGVEVRNEEMCSVVVSLEMNSEGLKFILPPIEHHGIVVDLREAITLRLFNLNETLALIYSTNLEKVDIWMNNGFDLWVLDDKIMSWSKKFKVEPIQGFLLESGFWENSKAMVAQERKEMCYDENGDYVYTKGETKLYLYDVINGDFEIIENHELRAPFQGYSYLESLVDVNGGIHVTNEVDLSKFLDFDPLLF encoded by the coding sequence ATGAATTCAGATCAATTTGGTCAAGAAACAATGTTTTGTTCCCTTCTTCCGGGGGACATTGTCATCGAGATTCTCTTAAGGCTTCCAGTAAAGTCGTTGTCACGATTCAAATGTGTATCAAAACCCTTTTGTTTTTTAATCGAGAACCCTAATTTTATCTCCAAACATTACGCGAAAATTACTCAAGAAACACCACCCCATATCCTAATTATGGGTCGTCATCATAAAACTCTTGAAGTAACGTTACGTTTAATTAATCCCCTAACTATACATCGCGATATCATTACACCTCCTCTTCATTTCCACGTGCCATTTGGCATGACATCTGAAAAAACAAGAATAGTTGGCTCAGCCAACGGTTTAATATGTCTGAATCTGAATAATCATAATGGTGTGGCGATTGTTATATGGAATCCAgctattaaaaaattcaaaccaaTTCCAAGATCTCCATATGTGTCAACCCTAGGTAAACTCACTATAACGGATTTAGGGTTTGGTTATAACCCTAGAAACAACGATTACATGATCGTTAGACTCCTAAACGTTGCTACGTCTAGGAGGAAGTATGAGGTTGAAGTTTACACGTTGAGTACGAATTCTTGGAGAAAAATAACTAGTGATGGACGCGTTTTACTAGTTATACGACCATTCTGGAAGCCAATGGCTCCCGGAATGATCGTAGTAAAAGGTGTAGCTTATTGGGTAGGAGTTGAAGTTAGAAATGAAGAAATGTGTAGTGTTGTTGTTTCATTAGAAATGAATAGTGAGggattgaaatttattttaccaCCAATTGAACATCATGGTATTGTGGTTGACCTAAGGGAAGCAATAACCCTAAGACTATTTAACTTAAATGAAACATTGGCTTTGATTTATTcaacaaatcttgaaaaagttgATATATGGATGAATAATGGATTTGATTTATGGGTGTTGgatgataaaataatgagttGGAGTAAAAAGTTTAAAGTTGAACCAATTCAAGGGTTTTTATTAGAAAGTGGATTTTGGGAAAATTCAAAGGCAATGGTTGCACAAGAGAGGAAAGAAATGTGTTATGATGAAAATGGAGATTATGTTTATACAAAAGGTGAGactaaattatatttgtatgatgTTATTAATGGTGATTTTGAGATTATTGAAAATCATGAACTACGTGCACCATTTCAAGGTTATAGTTATTTGGAGAGTTTAGTGGATGTGAATGGAGGTATTCATGTTACAAATGAGGTTGATTTGTCTaagtttttggattttgatcCTTTACTTTTTTGA
- the LOG7 gene encoding cytokinin riboside 5'-monophosphate phosphoribohydrolase LOG7, translating to MEKVESSKFNRICVFCGSSSGKKTSYQEAAIDLGKELVERRIDLVYGGGSVGLMGLVSQAVHDGGRHVLGVIPKTLMPRELTGETIGELRAVSGMHQRKAEMARQADAFIALPGGYGTLEELLEVITWAQLGIHQKPVGLLNVEGYYNSLLSFIDKAVDEGFISPIARRIIVSAPTAKELIRELEEHVPEKDEIISKLIWEDEIQRYNYAPESTVPT from the exons atggagaaagttgaaagttcaaaatttaatagaatTTGTGTGTTTTGTGGTAGCAGTTCTGGGAAAAAAACTAGTTATCAAGAAGCTGCTATTGATTTAGGCAAAGAACTG GTGGAGAGGAGGATTGATTTAGTGTATGGAGGTGGAAGTGTGGGGTTGATGGGACTTGTTTCTCAGGCTGTTCATGATGGCGGTCGCCATGTTCTAGG AGTGATTCCAAAGACTCTCATGCCTAGAGAG TTAACTGGAGAAACTATTGGAGAATTGAGAGCAGTGTCTGGTATGCATCAAAGGAAAGCTGAAATGGCCCGTCAAGCTGACGCCTTCATTGCCCTCCCTG GTGGCTATGGTACTCTTGAAGAACTTCTCGAAGTCATCACATGGGCTCAGCTTGGAATCCATCAGAAACCA GTGGGGTTGTTGAACGTTGAAGGTTACTATAATTCGTTGTTGTCTTTTATTGATAAGGCTGTTGATGAAGGCTTTATCTCTCCTATTGCTCGTCGAATAATCGTGTCTGCTCCAACAGCCAAAGAGTTGATCAGAGAACTTGAG GAACATGTACCAGAGAAGGATGAAATAATATCGAAGTTGATATGGGAGGATGAAATTCAAAGATACAATTATGCACCAGAATCTACTGTTcctacatga